The following proteins are co-located in the Cutaneotrichosporon cavernicola HIS019 DNA, chromosome: 3 genome:
- the SEC22 gene encoding uncharacterized protein (Belongs to the synaptobrevin family), with amino-acid sequence MVRSTTIFRVSDGLPLAASVDDETTEKALTEYKQQSKLVFRRLTPNSEPACSIESGDYTLHYLIVGPVIYMCICEGSYPRKLAFSYLDELSKEFSRSYGDKVESVTRPYAFMGFDTFISKTTRLYRDSRSLTHGGQATGPTTQLDQLNENLRDVTRIMTKNMEDLLWRGDSLDRMSHLSTSLRSESAKYRKAARQINIDALIRKWAPVGGIAFFFLLFIWWRFW; translated from the exons ATGGTTCGCTCAACTACAATCTTCCGCGTCAGCGACGGCCTCCCCCTCGCCGcgagcgtcgacgacgagacg ACCGAGAAGGCCCTCACAGAGTACAAGCAGCAGAGCAAGCTCGTCTTCCGGCGCCTCACGCCCAACTCTGAGCCTGCGTGCTCGATCGAGAGCGGTGACTATACGCTGCA CTACCTCATCGTCGGACCAGTCATATACATGTGCATCTGCGAGGGATCTTACCCGCGCAAGTTGGCGTTTAGCTACCTCGACGAGTTGAGCAAGGAATTCTCGCGCTCGTATGGCGACAAGGTTGAGAGTGTGACTCGGCCGTATGCGTTTATGGGCTTTG acaCGTTTATCTCAAAGACGACACGCCTGTACCGCGACTCGCGGAGCTTGACGCACGGCGGACAGGCAACAGGACCGACGACACAGCTTGACCAGCTCAACGAGAACTTGCGCGACGTGACCCGCATCATGACCAAGAACATGGAGGACCTGCTGTGGCGCGGCGACAGCTTGGATC GCATGTCGCACctgtcgacgtcgctcCGGTCCGAGTCGGCAAAGTATCGCAAGGCTGCGCGGCAGATCAACATTGACGCACTGATCCGCAAATGGGCGCCAGTGGGTGGTatcgccttcttcttcctcctgTTCATCTGGTGGCGGTTCTGGTGA
- a CDS encoding uncharacterized protein (Acyl CoA binding protein), translated as MAGLAPLDAQFHRAVDLVQSLPKSGPVQTSYEEKLQLYSLYKQATDGDNAAPRPGMLDMLGRAKWDSWAKQKGLSKRDAKALYVGALLKILQRFEDRDPDARAWTRELEAMGPLPRAQSPASSESSFHSSRASPPPDTSPTAYYPPPDPALPAPDVAPNIIPPSALTPSHRSLVNLPPTTYPYSDTGNAAPLAPSINSRPQSLFGGSVPDRDHLAALRARRQTAPVVGMGGLGYVPESPAGQSQPLPQQQQQLQPPSRPTSRQPYIPIAPPPFGPYVPQRFPSVPPGGNAPYVRDFGTPDIPLAGMTGMPNLAGQSPYHPSPFARPASASTFSGQPLNLPATLQQIHTSLQALHERLSTLERTQSALLRREERRDSRGWWPFSFSGEEEALDDAEIAAEPQTSEWEQYDENRRQWAPYSPHSHSTTIRLRKKKGLTARVAWALITAVRRAVIGVGAAVLVGSIALMFVTPRWRRTLQNALRRTRLRVARALADH; from the exons ATGGCGGGACTAGCGCCATTAGACGC GCAGTTCCaccgcgccgtcgacctcgtgcagAG cctccCCAAAAGTGGGCCAGTGCAGACGAGCTACGAAGAAAAGCTGCAGCTCTACTCGCTGTATAAGCAGG CGACGGACGGCGACAACGCGGCACCCAGGCCCGGTATGCTCGACATGCTTGGTCGGGCCAAGTG GGACTCGTGGGCAAAGCAGAAGGGCCTTTCAAAGCGCGACGCAAAGGCGCTCTATGTCGGCGCGTTGTTAAAG ATTCTGCAACGATTCGAGGACCGCGACCCAGACGCACGCGCGTGGACCCGCGAACTCGAAGCAATGGGGCCTCTCCCGCGCGCGCAATCGCCCGCGTCTTCCGAGAGCAGCTTCCACTCATCCCGCGCTTCGCCGCCTCCAGACACCAGTCCAACGGCGTACTATCCCCCTCCTGATCCGGCGCTGCCCGCGCCCGACGTAGCGCCGAACATAATACCCCCCAGTGCCCTAACGCCTTCTCATCGCTCCCTCGTAAACCTCCCGCCCACGACATACCCGTACTCTGATACGGGCAACGCAGCTCCGCTTGCGCCGAGCATCAACTCGCGCCCGCAGAGCCTGTTCGGCGGCTCGGTGCCTGACCGCGACCATCTCGCGGccctgcgcgcgcgccgtcaGACTGCGCCCGTCGTAGGGATGGGAGGGCTAGGATACGTTCCCGAGAGTCCTGCAGGTCAATCGcaacccctcccccagcagcagcaacaacTCCAACCTCCTTCGAGACCGACATCGCGCCAGCCTTATATACCGATTGCCCCGCCACCGTTCGGACCATACGTGCCCCAGCGTTTCCCCTCTGTTCCTCCCGGCGGGAATGCGCCGTACGTGAGAGACTTCGGGACGCCAGACATCCCCTTGGCGGGAATGACGGGAATGCCCAACCTAGCCGGACAGAGCCCATACCACCCCAGTCCATTTGCGCGCCCAGCGAGCGCAAGTACGTTCAGCGGGCAACCGCTCAACCTTCCCGCGACGCTGCAGCAGATCCACACGTCTCTGCAAGCGCTACACGAACGCCTTTCCACGTTGGAGCGGACCCAATCCGCCCTTCTGCGGCGGGAAGAGAGGCGCGATTCACGTGGATGGTGGCCCTTCTCTTTCagtggagaggaagaggcgcTTGACGATGCCGAGATTGCTGCCGAGCCACAGACAAGTGAATGGGAGCAGTACGACGAGAACCGGCGGCAGTGGGCCCCATACTCGCCCCACAGCCATAGCACGACCATCCGCCTGCGTAAGAAGAAGGGGTTGACGGCACGGGTTGCATGGGCACTGATCACGGCTGTACGCCGCGCCGTCattggcgtcggcgctgcTGTGCTCGTTGGCAGTATTGCGCTCATGTTTGTCACGccgcgatggcggcggACGCTGCAGAATGCGCTGCGACGCACACGGTTGCGCGTGGCGCGTGCGCTGGCCGACCATTAG
- a CDS encoding uncharacterized protein (ABC-2 type transporter): protein MYRYISYLDMLIKVCKSASACVSALSKFYNSSNAISSAALDTTMTCSNVPTVYSASQMSCSVNQPTLQAIFPGVAELTISRSLNSSRVPGSDRALNQAGIASGTAEAWAQLWLNGIEQFYCHATECNQTITQKSTFNSSLWECTGLACTCRPGSSFCGGGQAAAQNLTGPINGLTGPLLIDCGDGTCQFKQSFLNALFGANGLTLSDCSFGECVEQFVINQAMGIVGHTSTSDGLSGGVIAGLAVVGAIILAIILITIWGLIVRNKARKAVGDAAFEKRGSGVGLAWSGVGYEVKSHGRGLYATTLSWLRGWGSPTTHAHDQEDGSGIGPNGGRIVLRDTRGDLPAGGFCCVLGPSGAGKSTLIDILAGKRKAGRVEGKVAYIHDGHQRVKVGYCDQSDVLSPTATVLETLQFAAYLRLPENIPKAVKDERALQVLHELGLEHIAQTRVGSGEHRGISGGEMRRVSIGVELVADPDVLVLDEPTSGLDSVSAARIVSLLKALAEEHRTTIIASIHQPSSALYHSFAQVLLLANGRQLYFGPGGSVPADFFAKYGYPCPPGYNVADHLIEIATENPQGLPTGADAALSTRPPIDSYASDNSHKAEQDGNIPLKTLSRMSNEFDLAQIQQASTERKWWPTSHPATTFLTQLGVLATREWRMLMRDKTLLLTHVLISAIIGVFAGGLYFNVNLTIAGFQNRVGSLFFLGALISFTSLSALNNMVEMRPLFLRERSGDYYSPQAWLVSRLLFDVVPLRILPAIIVSVILYFMVGLAHNAANFFKFLLIAVEFAIVMALYNFLLPSVFTHPSVATLLSSAFLLFNLTFAGFFINISNIPPVLRWLRYLAPLGYMLEALTVNEVGSGLMIVDVLQGVPIEISAVPIMQSLFGFVEGHYYRNVLILFGWIAGFLLMLVGTVIYFLREKR from the exons ATGTACAGGTACATATCTTATCTGGACATGCTGATCAAAGTGTGTAagagcgcgtcggcgtgcgTCTCGGCTCTGAGCAAGTTCTACAATTCGTCCAATGCGATCTCgtccgccgccctcgaTACGACCATGACCTGCTCGAATGTGCCCACCGTATACTCGGCCTCGCAGATGTCGTGTAGCGTCAACCAGCCGACGTTACAGGCCATCTTTCCCGGCGTGGCGGAATTAACTATTTCGCGCTCACTCAATTCGTCGCGCGTCCCGGGTTCCGACCGCGCGCTCAACCAGGCCGGCATTGCTAGCGGAACGGCCGAGGCTTGGGCCCAACTCTGGCTTAACGGCATCGAACAGTTCTACTGTCACGCAACAGAGTGTAACCAGACCATTACGCAGAAAAGCACCTTCAATTCGTCGCTGTGGGAGTGCACCGGGCTCGCGTGTACTTGTCGGCCTGGGTCGTCGttctgcggcggcggccaagcggCCGCCCAGAACCTCACGGGCCCGATTAATGGTCTCACGGGACCTCTGTTGATCGACTGCGGCGATGGCACGTGCCAGTTCAAACAGTCATTCTTGAACGCCCTCTTTGGTGCAAACGGCCTCACATTGTCCGACTGCTCATTCGGAGAATGTGTCGAGCAGTTCGTCATCAACCAGGCGATGGGAATTGTCGGCCACACCAGCACCAGTGATGGGTtgagcggcggcgtgaTTGCTGGCTTGGCGGTCGTTGGCgccatcatcctcgccatTATTTTGATTACGATCTGGGGTCTCATCGTGCGTAAcaaggcgcgcaaggcTGTTGGCGACGCTGCGTTCGAGAAGCGCGGTTCTGGGGTCGGGCTAGCGTGGAGCGGGGTTGGATACGAAGTCAAGTCGCACGGCCGGGGACTATACGCCACGACATTGAGCTGGTTACGTGGTTGGGGTTCGCCGACGACCCACGCCCACGACCAGGAGGACGGGTCTGGGATCGGACCGAATGGTGGCCGTATCGTGCTCCGCGATACGCGCGGTGACCTCCCGGCCGGTGGATTCTGCTGTGTCCTCGGCCCCTCGGGTGCCGGCAAGTCGACGCTCATCGACATTCTCGCGGGTaagcgcaaggccggcCGCGTAGAGGGCAAGGTCGCGTATATCCACGACGGGCACCAGCGCGTCAAGGTCGGCTACTGCGACCAGTCTGACGTTCTCTCACCAACCGCGACCGTGCTCGAGACCCTCCAGTTCGCAGCAtacctccgcctccccgAGAACATTCCCAAGGCAgtcaaggacgagcgcgcgctccAGGTTCTCCACGAGCTGGGACTGGAACACATTGCCCAAACTCGCGTCGGGTCCGGCGAACACCGCGGCAtctcgggcggcgagaTGCGTCGCGTCTCGATCGGCGTCGAACTCGTCGCTGATCCCGACGTGCTTGTTCTCGACGAGCCTACGTCCGGCCTCGACTCGGTCAGCGCCGCTCGTATCGTGTCCCTCCTCAAAGCACTTGCTGAGGAGCACCGTACCACCATCATCGCATCGATCCACCAGCCCAGCTCGGCACTGTACCACTCTTTCGCGCAGGTATtgctcctcgccaacggcCGCCAACTCTACTTCGGTCCTGGAGGTTCGGTGCCAGCAGACTTCTTCGCCAAGTACGGATACCCCTGTCCGCCGGGGTACAATGTCGCCGACCACCTGATCGAAATCGCCACCGAGAACCCACAAGGTCTCCCAACCGGTGCTGATGCGGCGCTCtcaactcgtcctccaaTCGACTCATACGCGTCCGACAACTCGCATAAGGCTGAACAAGATGGTAACATCCCCCTAAAAACTTTGAGTCGGATGAGCAACGAATTCGATCTAGCCCAAATCCAGCAGGCGAGCACTGAGCGAAAGTGGTGGCCAACCTCGCACCCAGCCAcgaccttcctcacccagCTCGGCGTACTCGCAACCCGCGAGTGGAGAATGCTCATGCGCGACAAGACCCTCCTCCTAACCCACGTCCTTATATCAGCCATCATTGGCGTCTTTGCAGGCGGCCTATACTTCAACGTCAACCTAACCATTGCGGGGTTCCAGAACCGCGTTGGATcactcttcttcctcggcgccctcaTTAGCTTTACCTCGCTGAGTGCGCTGAACAACATGGTCGAGATGCGGcccctcttcctccgcgAACGTTCTGGCGACTATTACAGCCCGCAGGCCTGGCTTGTCTCGCGTCTGCTCTTTGATGTAGTGCCCCTCCGCATCTTGCCCGCCATTATCGTTTCCGTTATCTTGTATTTCATGGTCGGGCTCGCGCACAACGCTGCAAACTTCTTCAAGTTCCTTCTGATTGCGGTCGAGTTCGCAATCGTCATGGCGCTGTACAacttcctccttcccagCGTGTTCACCCATCCAAGTGTGGCCACTCTTCTGTCGTCCGCGTTTTTGCTGTTCAACCTGACCTTTGCTG gctTCTTCATCAACATCTCCAACATTCCCCCCGTCCTCCGCTGGCTTCGCTATCTCGCCCCGCTTGGATATATGCTCGAAGCGCTGACTGTCAACGAAGTTGGATCGGGCCTCATGATCGTCGACGTGCTCCAGGGCGTTCCCATCGAAATCTCGGCCGTGCCAATCATGCAGTCGCTCTTCGGGTTCGTCGAGGGGCATTATTACCGCAACGTCCTGATCCTGTTTGGGTGGATCGCGGGGTTCCTGTTGATGCTGGTGGGTACGGTTATTTACTTCTTGCGCGAGAAGCGCTAG
- the PEX19 gene encoding uncharacterized protein (Pex19 protein family), with amino-acid sequence MPAAPSSSKAGAPSGSSSAPPPKATDYRSATVDDDDDDEDLDDLDDVLDSFNAPSKPATKAAAPAASSASPAPAAGLSSGGEDFEADLMEGMESLLRSLANENPPGPMPDAPSGGGKAREATPGLGSEEEDKAFQRALEMMMSGEGLDAMGLNKAPVAGPSARGPPKEKGQALNFEETIKRAMESVNTGGAGAGAAGGRDELPGDLAALLKQLGEDPSALDGFGDDDDELGGLLDGMMAQLMSKEVLEEPMTELAAKYPAYLEKPPAGVTPADVDKYRKQHELVKQILVVFKRPGYTDDQDGKVVAKLVGEMQDLGGPPNEIMGDLPEGFDLGALGGEEGCVVM; translated from the exons ATGCCAGCAGCACCATCCTCAAGCAAAGCAGGCGCTCCAAGCGGCTCATCCTCAGCCCCGCCTCCCAAGGCGACCGACTACCGCAGCGCGACGgtggatgatgacgacgacgacgaggacctAGACGATCTGGATG ACGTGCTCGACTCGTTCAACGCACCGTCCAAGCCGGCAACCAAGGCTGCagcgcccgccgcctctTCTGCCTCTCCAGCTCCGGCAGCGGGTCTGAGCAGCGGTGGCGAAGACTTCGAGGCCGACCTGATGGAGGGGATGGAGTCTCTTCTGCGATCGCTTGCAAATGAGAACCCACCCGGTCCGATGCCAGACGCCCCTAGCGGTGGAGGtaaggcgcgcgaggcgacACCCGGTCTGGGctcggaggaggaagacaAGGCCTTCCAGCGCGCTCTGGAGATGATGATGTCCGGCGAGGGTTTGGATGCGATGGGGCTTAACAAGGCGCCTGTCGCAGGTCCGAGTGCGCGCGGACCGccgaaggagaagggccAGGCGCTCAACTTTGAGGAGACGATCAAGCGCGCTATGGAGTCGGTCAACACTGGTGGCGCGGGAGCAGGCGCTGCGGGTGGGCGTGATGAGCTGCCTGGTGACCTGGCGGCTCTGCTGAAGcagctgggcgaggaccCGAGCGCACTGGACGGGTTTGgggatgatgacgacgagctcggtggCCTACTTGACGGCATGATGGCGCAGCTCATGAGCAaggaggtcctcgaggagccTATGACTGagctcgcggccaag TACCCTGCATATCTCGAGAAGCCGCCTGCTGGTGTCACTCCCGCCGATGTTGACAAGTACCGCAAGCagcacgagctcgtcaagcagATCCTTGTCGTTTTCAAGCGGCCGGGTTACACGGACGACCAGGACGGCAAGGTGGTTGCCAAGCTGGTTGGCGAGATGCAGGACCTTGGCGGGCCACCCAACGAGATCATGGGAGATCTGCCCGAGGGCTTT GACCTCGGAGCGCttggcggtgaggagggatgCGTGGTCATGTAG
- a CDS encoding uncharacterized protein (Cortical protein marker for cell polarity): MPRNPPIRRLGAFAVAAAIIAPFATAASTPAPNDLPSVNFSKMGRVVFGGEFAGLDWFTSQSPFAVRAADNGTIVSYSATADTLVMRADDGTVTPIGATNDGGRISSMCWSNDGILYVGGEFNQFGGINANSVVSYSPSQAKFSAMGTGIAGPVETLYCDDADHDVWAGGFFSAPESLGNVGRWSTETSAWAAVPFGGLNGRVRAISSSLDGGSLYFGGEFTTQFADNSNTTARTMASVSIAPPNTITTGDSGYLVPVTIPAAASEFGGLHINAAPATNQDQYNNADSIVCPNTGPWLARDASVATVNILGYSYLTGSGIRMSNGLVGGRGTTSFTVTTLPDNTVLTLKYTDPVTREIKTCSKNCPLSVDPNVHAQDFLFEGGSRALTGFNIVLDSWQGAGAGVNYIQLLSNGAYASAVSSNNQGFCGPSNSSIHTIGDWDNANAPSNISGTEQGYMSSTVPVNSPSDTSITLYPWVGSAGFYKIYLIIPGCNNIGDCASRTTVDVAIFPTEGGTPYTATINQRVTEDTEVLIYDGLVDASNTTFNPTIRVALPNDPAKVGSSNYVVVAAGVQMQLTGLSTGQESSPGSSSSVSGGASGSQTGAPAPVTTVVGQSTVVVTPTGTQPLTTVIGGSTVIITPTATLASSASSVTSSGSIIPAPTSSGVRTAFGVYEYVRSSRNLNAINALLPNQTETGVTRLGFSLDVNNNQTAARDFQVTTIVPADNLVLVGGSFKTRDWSNIASVDKDSGIITPLAGQGLNGAVAAAVTVGQYVYVGGQFTSTVNGGDQLNRLARYDVGGKKWEAVEEGVDGPVTDIVPFKDGLLIVGNFSNVLASNGSTPTGGYALYNTSTSKWFNSGIVYGTATAAAGTDTNAYFGGRIRGASRNAVNGVASLSSKDGIGHISNLEGVAFSNQGSAPAPTNPTRRSLTARWLSRIHQGLVERQAAAQAAPYSEEPVVAPASLAGTYWTNSSNANTMVTIMGGNFSQGTGDNLISGVAFQSNGALTGPPNPVSGVVRALEVHKDMLYIGGSGVSVTGKGSSFLALNLKTNSWKEPMPPTLSAGSNTTVNVNAIKAQIGADIIIVGGNFAQAGDLPCPVICQWNAAKTQWTRVGNNAPSAGEVKSLAFNNNSTLVAGGSFVIGGKNVYAARYTFNDSGANGAWEPLDGLPGPVQSIVMNDHNASNIFAAGFDASTAKPYLQHWNGGAWTEQNSSLLMDGTSIENLAFVPLSKEHTARGSIENNRMLMATGNVFLAGQGNVSSALYDGSQWYPYLVGSSPTGDMGTGSSLFWSESNFSFSLSSHPYLARGLVVLVAMAIATGLILLIVLLILLVAFCFRRQDRKRRPAQDMYEKDEARSEVSSTHNLIHSHVQTALEQSFAPAQYAPGHHPGAAMAAAGAAGVGAGAYAQHRAAESSDSHYLDAVEYSQPVEAEEYGAAGSWEGSDEGRETVMRYDFCGPELQSGELSMKAGQRVIVLDDEQSDEWWYARDPATGRQGVVPATYVL, encoded by the exons ATGCCGCGCAACCCCCCAATAAGGCGGCTGGGGGCGTTCGCTGTCGCCGCGGCTATCATCGCCCCCTTCGCCACGGCCGCTTCGACACCAGCGCCAAATGATCTGCCCTCGGTCAACTTTAGCAAGATGGGCCGCGTTGTGTTCGGTGGCGAATTCGCCGGACTAGACTGGTTCACATCACAATCACCTTTTGCTGTTAGAGCCGCAGACAACGGAACGATCGTCTCGTATTCTGCGACCGCTGACACGCTTGTGATGCGCGCCGATGACGGGACAGTGACGCCGATCGGTGCAACAAACGATGGCGGTCGCATCTCGTCCATGTGCTGGTCCAATGACGGCATTCTGtacgtcggcggcgagttcAACCAGTTTGGTGGCATCAACGCCAACAGCGTTGTCTCATACTCACCATCTCAAGCCAAGTTCTCAGCAATGGGCACCGGCATTGCTGGCCCTGTGGAAACACTCTActgcgacgacgccgaccatgATGTTTGGGCGGGCGGATTCTTCTCAGCACCCGAAAGCTTAGGAAACGTTGGCCGCTGGTCAACAGAGACGTCCGCGTGGGCAGCTGTGCCGTTTGGTGGACTCAACGGTCGCGTTCGGGCCATCTCGTCAAGCTTGGACGGCGGTAGCCTCTATTTCGGGGGCGAGTTTACAACGCAGTTTGCCGACAACTCGAACACAACTGCGCGCACCATGGCGTCTGTATCCATCGCCCCTCCCAACACCATCACAACTGGTGATTCAGGATATCTTGTGCCAGTTACCATTCCCGCTGCCGCCTCCGAGTTTGGCGGCCTGCACATCAATGCTGCGCCCGCCACCAACCAGGACCAATACAACAACGCGGACTCGATCGTGTGCCCGAATACGGGACCATGGCTTGCCCGCGACGCTTCGGTCGCTACTGTCAACATCCTCGGCTACTCGTACTTGACAGGCAGCGGTATCCGCATGTCCAACGGTCTCGTCGGGGGTCGTGGCACGACCTCATTCACCGTCACCACACTGCCTGACAACACCGTGTTGACACTCAAGTACACGGACCCAGTGACTCGAGAGATCAAGACCTGCAGCAAGAATTGCCCTCTCTCCGTCGACCCCAACGTGCACGCACAGGACTTCCTCTTCGAAGGAGGTTCGAGAGCTCTGACGGGATTCAATATTGTCCTCGACTCTTGGCAAGGTGCAGGCGCCGGTGTCAACTACATCCAACTCCTTTCCAACGGTGCTTACGCATCGGCCGTTTCATCGAACAACCAGGGCTTTTGTGGGCCTTCAAACAGCTCGATTCACACTATCGGTGACTGGGACAACGCAAACGCCCCGTCCAACATTTCTGGCACGGAGCAGGGTTACATGTCCTCGACTGTGCCTGTCAACAGCCCGTCAGACACCTCCATCACGCTTTACCCCTGGGTTGGCTCAGCGGGCTTTTACAAGATCTACCTCATAATCCCGGGCTGCAACAACATCGGTGACTGCGCCAGTCGCACAACCGTGGACGTCGCTATATTCCCCACAGAGGGCGGCACTCCTTACACGGCGACCATCAACCAGAGGGTCACTGAGGACACCGAGGTGTTGATCTACGATGGTTTAGTTGATGCGTCCAACACAACGTTCAACCCCACCATCCGCGTCGCTCTTCCCAATGACCCTGCGAAGGTAGGCTCGTCAAACTACGTCGTCGTTGCCGCAGGCGTGCAGATGCAGCTGACCGGACTGAGCACTGGGCAGGAGTCTTCCCCAGGCTCATCGTCCAGCGTTAGTGGTGGAGCCAGCGGTTCCCAGACTGGTGCTCCTGCACCCGTCACCACTGTCGTCGGTCAGAGCACGGTCGTCGTCACACCTACTGGCACCCAGCCTCTGACGACTGTGATTGGCGGCAGCACGGTTATTATCACACCAACTGCGACTctggcgtcctcggcctccagCGTGACCTCATCTGGCTCAATCATCCCCGCTCCAACGTCCTCTGGTGTGCGCACGGCGTTTGGTGTTTATGAGTATGTCCGCTCCTCTCGGAACCTCAACGCCATTAATGCGCTCCTCCCGAATCAGACCGAGACCGGCGTCACTCGCCTTGGTTTCTCTCTTGACGTGAACAACAACCAGACTGCTGCCAGGGACTTCCAGGTCACTACGATCGTGCCTGCCGACaaccttgtcctcgtcggtggcTCCTTCAAGACGCGCGACTGGTCCAACATCGCGTCTGTGGACAAGGACTCTGGAATCATCACCCCTCTCGCTGGGCAGGGTCTCAACGGCGCAGTGGCCGCTGCTGTCACTGTCGGCCAGTACGTCTATGTTGGCGGCCAATTCACGAGCACGGTCAATGGCGGCGACCAACTCAACAGACTTGCTCGCTACGACGTTGGAGGCAAGAAGTGGGAGGCCGTCGAAGAGGGTGTCGATGGTCCTGTTACCGACATTGTCCCGTTCAAGGACGGGCTTCTGATCGTTGGCAACTTCAGCAACGTGCTTGCATCCAACGGAAGCACGCCAACCGGCGGTTACGCTCTCTACAACACGTCGACATCCAAGTGGTTCAACAGCGGTATCGTGTACGGCACTGCGACAGCGGCGGCCGGTACAGATACCAACGCCTACTTCGGTGGCCGCATCCGCGGAGCCTCGCGAAACGCTGTTAACGGcgtcgcctcgctctcaaGCAAGGATGGCATCGGTCATAtctccaacctcgaggGTGTTGCGTTCTCCAACCAGGGCTCGGCTCCTGCTCCCACAAACCCCACCAGACGCTCGCTAACTGCTCGCTGGCTCTCACGCATCCACCAGGGCCTTGTCGAACGCCAGGctgcggcgcaggcggctCCTTACTCGGAGGAACCCGTCGTTGCGCCGGCCAGCCTTGCCGGAACCTACTGGACGAACTCGTCCAATGCCAACACCATGGTCACCATCATGGGTGGCAATTTCTCTCAGGGCACCGGTGACAACCTCATCTCTGGCGTTGCCTTCCAGTCTAACGGTGCTCTCACTGGGCCGCCCAACCCTGTGTCCGGTGTCGTCCGTGCTCTTGAGGTCCACAAAGACATGCTCTACATTGGCGGCtctggtgtgagcgtgACTGGCAAGGGCAGCTCattcctcgccctcaatCTGAAGACCAACTCGTGGAAGGAGCCGATGCCTCCCACCTTGTCTGCCGGCTCGAACACGACTGTCAACGTCAACGCGATCAAGGCTCAAATTGGCGCTGACATTATTATTGTCGGCGGTAACTTTGCGCAGGCCGGCGACCTGCCGTGCCCCGTTATCTGCCAGTGGAACGCTGCGAAGACACAGTGGACGAGAGTGGGCAACAACGCTCCTTCCGCCGGTGAGGTCAAGTCTCTGGCTTTTAACAACAACAGCACGCTCGTTGCCGGTGGCTCCTTCGTCATTGGCGGCAAGAACGTTTACGCTGCCCGCTACACGTTCAACGACAGTGGTGCGAACGGAGCGTGGGAGCCCCTTGACGGGCTGCCTGGCCCGGTCCAGTCGATCGTGATGAACGACCATAACGCGTCCAACATCTTTGCGGCCGGTTTCGACGCTTCCACCGCGAAGCCCTACCTGCAGCACTGGAACGGCGGGGCGTGGACCGAGCAGAACTCGTCTCTCCTGATGGACGGCACTTCCATCGAGAACCTGGCCTTCGTTCCGCTCTCCAAGGAGCACACGGCCCGTGGCAGCATCGAGAACAACCGTATGCTCATGGCGACCGGCAacgtcttcctcgctgGCCAGGGCAACGTGTCTTCAGCCCTCTATGACGGCAGTCAGTGGTACCCTTACCTTGTGGGTTCGAGCCCGACGGGTGACATGGGCACCGGCTCCTCGCTCTTTTGGTCCGAGTCGAACTTTAGCTTTTCTCTCTCCAGCCACCCCTACCTCGCGCGCGGTCTCGTCGTTCTTGTCGCCATGGCGATTGCGACCGGCCTTATCCTCCTGATagtcctcctcatcctgcTCGTGGCGTTCTGCTTCCGGCGTCAGGACCGCAAGCGCCGGCCGGCACAGGACATGTAtgagaaggacgaggcgcgcagCGAGGTGTCATCCACGCACAACCTCATCCACTCGCACGTCCAGACTGCCCTCGAGCAGAGCTTCGCCCCAGCGCAGTATGCGCCTGGCCACCACCCTGGCGCGGCGATGGCTGCGGCAGGTGCGGCGGGTGTGGGCGCCGGAGCGTACGCCCAGCACCGCGCGGCCGAGTCGTCTGACAGCCACtacctcgacgcggtcgagtACAGCCAACCTGTGGAAGCGGAGGAGTATGGCGCGGCTGGCTCGTGGGAGGGGAGTGACGAGGGACGCGAGACGGTGATGAGGTACGACTTCTGCGGCCCAGAGTTGCAGTCGGGCGAACTGTCCATGAAGGCGGGACAGCGCGTCATTGttctcgacgacgagcagagCGACGAGTGGTGGTACGCGCGCGACCCGGCAACCGGACGACAAGGTGTTGTGCCTGCGACGTACG TGTTGTGA